The DNA region ATTGATGTTTTCTAGTGCAATCACTTCCTCTAGTGGGGACAGATAACAGACTTGCTCTGAATGATTGTTTGCtagtgtaattgatgtgttaTTACAGTTTAATTGATGTTTTCTAGTGCAATCACTTCCTCTAGTGGGGACAGATACCAGACTTGCCCTGAATGATTGTTTTCTACTGTAATTGATATGCTATTACAGTTTAATTGATGTTTTCTAGTGTAATTGATATGCTATTACAGTTTAATTGATGTTTTCTAGTGTCATTGATATGTTATTACAGTTTAATTGATGTTTTCTAGTGTAATTGATATGTTATTACAGTTTAATTGATGCTTTCTAGTGTCATTGATATGTTATTACAGTTTAATTGATGCTTTCTAGTGTCATTGATATGTTATTACAGTTTAATCGAGATTGTAAAAGTACATGTGTTTGTCCTacaatttgtatttttttaaattattgcaATACTCTGTGATCATTATGTCAAGTGCGCTCATTCACCAGAATAACAATTGACATCTTGAACATAGACTTGGTTGAACATCAATGAAATTCCTTGGCAACGCTTTGCCATGGTATGTTAAATACAATGTTTTCAACATCGATGGTTGAGAATGCTAACAGGATCTCAAGACCACCATGATTGGCTAAGCAATAATGTTAAGTAATATGAACATGAAAATGCTGTGGCAGCAGGTGTCTGCCTGCAATCACTCTACCAATATGGGATCGGCATAGAAGGCCTTCTTACCTTCAGCGTATGTTAAGATACCCTCAGAATAGAAACACTCAACAGTTGATGTGATACAATTTATTAGATGCAGAAGCCCAATGACAGCATAACGCACTACTGCTTTTCAaatgatacagtatatatatatatatatatatatattcatcctACTGCAATATTTATAATTGCCTTGAAAACTATTATTATCCAGACTAGAGCGATAACTTATTTCATATCATACTTGTCTGGTCAGTGTTAAGGCATCATTTCACTGTTCTTTTCGGAAAGATATTTACTaagactttacatttacatttacattttagtcatttagcagacgctcttatccagagcgacttacagttagacttTATGCAACAGACACTCTGTGATTTGAATTTAACACAATTGGTGATGTCGTGGTGCTTGTTTCTCAGAGTCCCATAGAACCCAAAAGGTAATTATTAGACTAGGTAATGATTGTGTTCAGTAACTACCACTTTACCAGTGTTCACTAATCAAACTCCATTTTAACACAAAAAGTCAATTTTGGCCTCTGCTTGAACGTAGCCTATATGGCACAAAGATTCATTTTTTAAATCAGGACACTTAGGCTGTGTTCAGACAGGAagaccaattctgatatttttttccacaaattgcccttttgaccaatcacatcagatcttttcatgAGTTTAGACATGAGATACACTGAGACTGAGAGGATACTTTAGAATGCATATGATTTTCAGGCTGTAAACCAGGGTTGTTTTTGCATTTAACATAGTTATTGTGTATCCTGCTTTTACATTACATTGCTGCTGTGCATTGTGGGTGTGGAATACCATTAACATACTGTAGCAATGTGGATATGAGAGTGGCATCAGATATACAGTGGATCAGTGACAGATAAGGTTTAAGGTAGATTTAAGTAACTAAGTTAATACATACAGTATCATTGGGTTGTTCGTCACACAGTCCTTTACATGTGATTTGATTTCCGTAGGGATCCTGAGCCATTGCTGGTTTCTGAACGTGGAAACAAGAGGAGATTGTCATAAGCACAGTTGGTCAGGACTGAACGACAACGTATTAGGGGCATTACAATATGCTTTTGGGCCTTACTTGTGGGGAAGTCTTGGTTAAACCTTTTCCTGTTCTGCGAACCTGATATCTATCAGATAGAATAGAGGTTTTAGAGAACAGCATAGGACAACAATAAGCATCAATGCAAGCCCAAGCGGGtctgaagagaaataatgaataGCACAAAATACTCACCTTTTTCTTCCCTGAGGCACTTAGAGCAGCAAGCTTGTTCTCCAAATCAGACACCTAAGAGAGAATGAATGAAAAGACACAAAGTACAAATGATACCCTTCTGAAGGAAAACAAGTTATCTGAAAATAATAGATATATCAACAAAATGTGCTCCAGTGTTTTATTGTTATTTAGCCTGCTCAGTAGAACCCGCAGTAGAGCCTCGTCACCCACCTCACTCTCAGTGCTCTGGACCCGATGTGCAGTCAGCGCCACCACATCCTCCAGTTCAGAGAGCTCCGAGTCCGTGGCCCCTCCGAAGCGGTTCTTGGCACTCTGCTCCAGATGCCTCAGCTTCTTCTCCAGGTCAAAAGACTTCCCTGAGGTCATGTACACCTGTAACAGGGCACAGGACAACCACAGGACAAATGCACCCTTTACAGTTGAGCTGTCAACCAAACACCATTAGCAAGCTAACATATTCCAGACTAGACTGCTTGGAAGACAAAGCGAATCTCTGCTTTAAGACAACACAAGAAGTCTTGCATGCTTAAAAAAAAAAGGCAGGCATAGCTTCGGCCCTACACTTGACACACAGCTATTTTGATTGGATTATGATTGCTTTGGAGGAAAAGAGGAGTGTGATTTTTAAGCTTACATTTTCCTCAAGTTCTCTGTAAGACTCAGCTGCTTGCCTTACGTCAGCCTTGTCAATTAACATGGTGCTGTCATTAGACGGTACTGAGGGGCGGTACTCGTTCATTGCGCTTTCAGTGGCATTAATGGTTCTTAGAAACTCTTTGGTGATGTCACAGAGGGCTGCCGCAGTGGATCTCTGAAAGCCATGTAAGGGAACAGAAATTAGCCGGTGGGAAAGTACCTATCTCTCCTATATGTAGCGGAGGTGATTTGGAATCACACTTTCGTGATGAGGTAGCCCTGCCTGAGACTTGTTAGCCCAAATGTCACCCTGAGACCACAAGGATTATGTCTTGGTCTAATGGTTAAgacatttacattgtagtcatttagcagatactcttatccagagggacttacagttggtgcaacctcatatcacagtcatagtaagtaaacctttcctcaataaagcagctatCAGCAAAGTGCTGAAGTGCTCGTGAGAAAAGACAAGTGTGAGTGTTGCTGCAAGAAAGGCTATAGGGTGTTAGTGATTTTTTAAAGACGTTGACTCTGCGTGCGTAGAGGTCCCTGGTCGGATCCAATGATGTAAACcctagatgactgacaggggtTGTTGTTTTGAAGCCACAGTACAGCCATTTTGGTACTCCTCCTGCCTTTATTACAGACACTTtaatgcagggttcttcaattccggtcctggagggccgaaacacttctgttttttatttctacctggtagttaattgcactcacctggtgtcccaggtctgaattagcccctgattagaaggagaggatgaaaaacagatgtgtttcggccctccaggaccggaattgaagaaccctgctttaatgtatacttttaaattatatgatgTGAACTGAACATAAAAATACAAAAGATATTCCTGAaagtataaaacattttttttgtactaatgatactgtccccactacaacaaagaaatacctaaatacatgtaattttgtccttgaaacatttaattgaaatactgtagcattccattaattcctatggaggactgctcctactggggagtacCAATATGGCAGCAGGTGgtcttcaaagcctctcattggcaattacatagcatcagcaatctagggtttatacacatcattggTTGGATCCCATCACCTCCGCTACAGCTTTTTGGTGTGTGTCTGAGATGTAACAGGGTAACAGGACCCCCAAATCTCACCTGTTGAGCCTCAGTGGGACCCTCATCGCTGGAGGAGCTGAGGGGCTCCAGGGGGAGGACTGGGGGTGTACTCTTCACAGCGGCCCTCTTTAATAAAGGGTTCTTCTTCCCCCTCCCCCTGCTTCCTCGTCGGAGGAGGGAACACTGATGTTCCCCGCCAGCTCGCTCAGCTTCCTCCTCAGCTTCTCCTCCTCTATCTGTGCAGCGGTCGGGGACGTCGCCTGTGGATAGAAACAGGATTTACTTACTTgactttttttcttttttgcaGCTAGTGGAACCTCGAGCATCAACAGTCCATCTCCAGTGAATCCTGTTCTGGGTAGTTTTCTTGACTTTATTCCAGGTGGACAGAAACAGGGTTGGTGTCAGTTCCATCTAGATTCCCGTCAGTTTAAGACTTGAATGTTAAGGAGTTGAATGGCTTATGTCTTATGGAGAGATTCAACAAATTCAACTCGGAGGAGTTGCAATAGAAATGAGCCCAACTCAAGGTGGGCAACAACAGGTTTAGGCCAGAGTTGGCTAACAAGCTACCCTTTGATTAACCCCTGTAATTCTCTCTATGATTATTCCAAGAAAGATAATGCTCTGTTAGGAGAGCAGTAGGAAGGTTTTTAACCCTTTCTTACCTCATCATCGGGGGGTACGGTCATCTTGGACTCCAGCCGGTTGAGGAGACTCTCTATGGCTGACATGCGCTTGTTTAGCGCATTGATCTGCATCATAATGACAGGAGAGGAGTGAGGTGAGACCAATACAAACGTACATTGTGAATGAATGGAGAGGCAAACCTGAAACAAGGTTGGAGATAGTATTAGACCAGACTTGCATGGAGTAATCACTCAAAATAGACGTTGTAATCATTGACTGAGCAGAGCAGCTGATTACACCCTATTAATTAATTATCCAAATCAAGAAACAACGTCTCTGTTCTGCTCTCTAAAGTTCAATCCACTAAAAAACCCAGCATGCATCACTTGAGACACAAGATCAACTTCCAATAAATACATGTACAATGTAATGCAGCCCAACACGGTTTGAAATCCATCTTCCCAGGCTTGAGAGGAAGGACAAGTCCACCCTTGTTTGTTAGTTAACGTGGGTCATTTTCTATGGTCAGGGTAGTTTAATAGTGTAGAGGGAcatcatctctctcatctctgtttcagctctatttctctctctctctttatatttctctctttttatctttctctctttcttttctctctctctctcttttctctctctctctctcgcgctctcacacatacacactttctcacacacacgaacactcactcattcacacacacgtcacacacacacacagaaacaccattctcacacacacacgtcacacacacgtCCCCTACCGGTGGCTGTGGGGGGACCTGCAGGTTCTCGTGAGAGCCAACTAGGCCGTGGGAAGGGCGTTGGCGATGGGGGGTCTGGTACATGGTGTTgcgccctccctcctcctcttctgacGTGTCCACATAGTGCTGGCGGTTCATAGAGGAGCTGATCTTGGACAGGGAGCGGGCACGCACCATCCCATACTGTCCATCGTCTGAGGACCAATGCTTTGACTCAGGTTATATTAGCAAATGTCAGTTTGGTGTGAGATTACTGTTTTTGTAATATTTTAATGCcattacagtcgtggtcaaaagttctgagaatgacacaaatattaattttcacaaagtctgctgcctcagtttttatgatggcaatttgcatatactccagaatgttatgaagagtgatcagatgaattgcaattaattgcaaagtcccctatttgccatgaaaatgaacttaatccccaaaaaacatttccactgcatttcagccctgccacaaaaggaccagcttacatcatgtcagtgattctctcgttaacacaggtgagagtgttgacaaggacacgGCTGGAGaacactctgtcatgctgattgagttagaataacagactggaagctttaaaaggagggtggtgcttgaaatcattgttcttcctctgttaaccatggttacctgcaaggagtgcagagcttgctcaggaatggcagcaggcaggtgtgagtgcatctgcactcttttggacttttggaggatggcctggtgtcaagaagggcagcgaggaagccacttctctccaggaaaaacatcagggacagactgatattctgcaaaaggtacagggattgtactgctgaggactggggtaaagtcattttctctgatgaatcccctttccgattgtttggggcatccagaaaaaagcttgtccggagaagacaaggtgagtgctaccatcagtcctgtgtcatgccaacaggacagcatcctgagaccattcacgtgtggggttgcttctcactcacaattttgcctaagaaaacagccatgaataaagaatggtaccaacacatcctccgagagcaacttctaccaaccatccaagaacagtttggtgacgaacaatgccttttccagcaatgatggagcaccttgccataaggcaaaagtgataactaagtggctcgggaacaaaacatctacattttgggtccatggccaggaaactccccagaccttaatcccattgagaacttatggtcaatcctcaagaggcgggtggacaaacaaaaacccacaaattctgacaaactccaagcattgattatgcaagaatgggctgccatcagtcaggatgtggcccagaagttaattgacagcatgccagggcggattgcagaggtcttgaaaaagaagggtcaacactgcaaatattgactctttgcataaacttaatgtaattgtcaataaaagcctttgacacttaaggaatgcttgtaattatacttcagtataccatagtaacatctgacaaaaatatctaaaaacactgaagcagcaaactttgtgaagaccaatacttgtgtcattctcaaaacttttgacccacgACAGTACATTGCAAACTAACAAGGTCTGATtgaatgtctctgtgtgtgcgagtgtgttgCGTGTTGCGTGTTGCGTGTTGCTTACCAGGGCGCATGTTGTACCTATCCAGGCTCTTCCTACGGTTCATACGGTGTTGTTGTTGCTGCATGTCCATGTACTCCATGTCACCCCGGCGACCACCGCCTCGCTCCTCCTGGATCTGCTGTAGTGAGGTGACATAACAATCACAATCTCAAATAACCCCCCATTCCCACAATGCACTACTTTCGTCTAGTAGAAACCAAGACTGTTTTGTCCGTCTACCTGGAAGGATTGTCGAcgagagtgagtgtgagagtggGGTGGAAAATACTCTTCTATATCCACATCCAAGTCCATGGGATGAACAGAGAGCAGGCGCTTGTTCTTGCGCATCTGAAAAAACAACAGGATGGAGACACAAAGAGAAATAGTGAGTCTGGGATATTATGTCTAGTTTCTCTAGAACGATATGGAGAGGAAAAATGGTTTACCATTTTGTATCGCTGCGCTTCTGCTTCTGCATAGTCCTCGTCATGACCGTTGTACCTATCATCtataggggggagagggagaggaaggggtcaCAAACCTATTTTTTCTCCAAATTGTGTAACCTTGTGTTACATTTGCATATCATAGTGCTTATGCTGGTGTTATCAACTCTACTATGGTATGTAAATGTGACACAGGGTTACACAGCTTTCAGGTATGTTAAAATATGTGTTAGTTTTTTCCCATTGCCTTCATTTATTCTACTTACTGCGGAAGTCGGGCATGCTTTGTGTGTCACTATCACGACTGGGTGCCTGTGGAGACAAAGAGTAGTGATATACTGTTACTGATAACATATACACTTCAAATGATCACTGGGTCAAGAGGACTGTTAGAATACAGAACATACAACAGCCACTCAGTTCTAGAACACTGTTCTCAGTTCTAGAACACTACATGTGACCattagtggaggctggtgggaggagctataggaggacaggctcattgtaatggctggaatggaatcaatggaaccgAGTCAAACgagtggtttccatatgtttgatgtttttgataccattccattcattccattcccgccattacaatgagcacgtacttctatagctcctcccaccagccgccactggtgaCCATATGTCATCATAGCGTGGGCATGTCACCCCGGTGGGGATTACAGGCCCTACGATGTGACTCTTCATTAAAGCCAGCCATGTGACACACTCCTGATCATCTGGTGACCAAAATGTGACACTTGGACACATGtctcaacaacaaccacaactgtaACATGCGCTTACATTTAGAAGTATGCACAATGAATCAATAATCAAACAAAAAGAACCCACCCTCTCCATTGAGTCGCTTGTAAAGAGACTTCATCACCTTGGCACTGCCGAAGCGCTTGAAACGGGTGCGCACGTTGTCATGGTACCATCCCACCGTTCCGATTTTCAGGACCCTGCGCGAGGTAAACACAAGAATCACTCTAGTCTCAATATGGACCCCATCATCAGTGGAATGTATATGAACCCCATAGAGCTGGTGTCCGTACCATGTGACTTGAACAGAACTCTTGGCCCTCTTCTCTGACTACATACTGTTATGTAGTCATATATATATGTTTCGTACTTttacatgatatccaattggtagttacagtcttgtcccatcgctgcaactctcctacggacttgggagaggcgaaggacgcagagccatgcgtcctcctcGCCAtcccgcactgcttcttgacacactgctcgcttaacgcggaagccagctgcaccaatgtgctggaggaaacaccgtccagctggcgaccaaagtcagcttgcaggcgcccggcccgccacaaggagtcgcttgtgcgcgatgggacaaggaaatcccggccggccaaaccctcccctaacccggatgacgctgggccaattgtgcgccgcctcatgggtctcccggtcggctgtgacacagcctgggatcgaacccgggtctgtagtgacgcctcaagtactgtaatgcagtgccttagaccgctgcgccactcggggaggCCCTAGTTGGCCCTCTTCTCTAACTACATACTATTACTAGCCTTATAAGAGTTGGCCCCTCTTCTCTACCTGCCTGAAGCTTCATAATGATACAGACGATCTGGGTTTAAGACCTGGTCAGTCAAACACGATTGCCAATGCTTCCAAACCCATCTGTTATTACTACAGTGTGTGTTCAGGAGAATCTGTTAACACTGTGTATTCAGGGAGACCTTGACACCCACGGGCCCCACCTTGTCATCCGGGCAGGGAGTCGCACACCCAGCCGTGATCCTTCTTGTTGTAGCGGCTGCATGCCTTGCAGGTGTACATCTTACAGTCTATGCACTGACGCTTACTGTTGACCAGGAACTTGAAGGGCTGCAGACAGCGGATACAGTGAGAGTCTACCAGGGTGGTCTGAGTCCCCAGCAGCTCAATCTTAGTGTCCTCCTTCTCTATCTTAGTCTTTAGAtccctagaggagaggagaggagaggagaggagagggagaggagaggagagaggagaggagaggagaggagaggagaggagagagaggagaggagaggagaggagaggagaggagaggagaggagaggagaggaggagagggagagagggagaaggagaaggaggggagagcaTAGAGAAGTGATGAAATCAGTATGCAGTAGATTAGTAGATAGCATTAAGAAGATAACATTAAGTCCCTGTTAACTCCATGGATTATAATAAATCACCTTAAGGTTGGCTTTGTGGAATCATGCGTGCAGGATCACACTTATAATGTACCATTCTGTTGTTCTGTTTTTGTCTGTTTCAGCAGGGACTACATTAAATAACTTATAGAGAACAAAACCTTTTACACAATGTCCTTCTGACAGTTTCTGAATAAAATAAAGTGAGGTCTGACTGGAAGTCTATTTTCCTTTAGGAGTATGAGAAGatgaggaagacagacagaggagtCTTTGTGTCCCAGAGAGAATAGGCCTCTTGGCAACTTGTTTTCCCTGGGACACAGTACAGGCAGTATGGGCCTTGTGACTTAGCCATGATCACTGTGATGAGCTGACTCACAACAGCAGGCCTGTTTCACACTTATATTCCTGaagcctgaacacacacacacacacacacagacacacagacacacagacagacacacacacacacacaaacacacacacacacacatgcacacacatgcacacacactgtggaaaacataTGGCTAAAATATAGATAGCGGTGTCTCGGAGGACCTCAGTGTGATTGACTCGTATGGAATCTATAGTGTTGGCATTCAGCTAAAAGACAGACAATAAGTATCCATTGTTACAGAGTCCTAAATGCTGTAAGCGTAAGACCTCATGATTATATATGTCACATACAGACAAGGAGTTTGTTATGTCAGATATGCTATTGAAAAACACATTCCAAGCCTTCCACCCTTCAACGTTGATTCAATGTATTATTTTCTTACTAAACCTCTGAAATATTATATTGAACCTTATTGAAAAGTGACCCACCCCAGTCTCTCTTCTTTCTTCCTGAGGGTGAAGTCTCTCTGTATGACCTCCCAGATGTGCTTGGCCTCGTCTGT from Coregonus clupeaformis isolate EN_2021a unplaced genomic scaffold, ASM2061545v1 scaf1612, whole genome shotgun sequence includes:
- the LOC123487293 gene encoding LOW QUALITY PROTEIN: melanophilin-like (The sequence of the model RefSeq protein was modified relative to this genomic sequence to represent the inferred CDS: deleted 4 bases in 2 codons), whose amino-acid sequence is DEAKHIWEVIQRDFTLRKKEERLGDLKTKIEKEDTKIELLGTQTTLVDSHCIRCLQPFKFLVNSKRQCIDCKMYTCKACSRYNKKDHGWVCDPARMTRVLKIGTVGWYHDNVRTRFKRFGSAKVMKSLYKRLNGEGGRDSDTQSMPDFHDRYNGHDEDYAEAEAQRYKMMRKNKRLLSVHPMDLDVDIEEYFPPHSHTHSRRQSFQQIQEERGGGRRGDMEYMDMQQQQHRMNRRKSLDRYNMRPDDGQYGMVRARSLSKISSSMNRQHYVDTSEEEEGGRNTMYQTPHRQRPSHGLVGSHENLQVPPQPPINALNKRMSAIESLLNRLESKMTVPPDDEATSPTAAQIEEEKLRRKLSELAGNISVPSSDEEAGGGKKNPLLKRAAVKSTPPVLPLEPLSSSSDEGPTEAQQRSTAAALCDITKEFLRTINATESAMNEYRPSVPSNDSTMLIDKADVRQAAESYRELEENVYMTSGKSFDLEKKLRHLEQSAKNRFGGATDSELSELEDVVALTAHRVQSTESEVSDLENKLAALSASGKKKISGSQNRKRFNQDFPTKTSNGSGSLRKSNHM